A genome region from Pseudomonas sp. N3-W includes the following:
- a CDS encoding carbamoyltransferase C-terminal domain-containing protein, with amino-acid sequence MIILGITNNDLSGACLVRDGQILSAVSEERFTRIKDHKIWPAKSIEFVLSQAGLMLEDIDYVAYGWNAGFSADKHLALYFDRIVEEVRNNPQGLSQFRQRVTDEVKNDKEKRAEFDEYISANGLTGKAYYIDHHECHALGAFVCSPFDEALTLTCDGRGDFQSLTVTWYSPTETTVLQRETSIDSLGYFYGRITHLLGYKPNRHEGKVTGLAAFGDPQKLLGVMQQMIRFEDGRIKANCGDLFLPSYNHYSEPLETLFARETPEDIAAAVQRHTEDLLVATVSHHLAQRGSTNLCLAGGVFGNVKLNQRLREIPGIKNVYVLPCMGDGGLALAAAVGTAYLENGTRFRNPAMLLGPESRSVSQNINLIIRDYPELGYHTPSNIIEVLTEALLENQVLGMFKGKMEFGPRSLCNRSIVYHAQDADVNDWLNKRMHRTEFMPFGPVTAIEQAAACYVGWEEDQVAADTMTMTYDCHPQFREASPAVVHIDGTARPQIIRPQGDAFMHRLLNAWHDKTGQCALINTSFNRHEEPIVCSPQDALDALKEGMVDLVVMSESLIVWRKGRNSFTQQRFE; translated from the coding sequence ATGATCATTCTAGGCATTACCAACAATGATTTGTCGGGCGCCTGCCTGGTGCGCGATGGCCAGATTCTGTCGGCGGTCAGCGAAGAGCGCTTTACCCGCATCAAGGACCACAAGATCTGGCCCGCCAAGTCCATCGAATTTGTATTAAGCCAAGCCGGGCTGATGCTCGAAGATATCGATTATGTTGCCTATGGCTGGAACGCCGGGTTCAGTGCCGATAAACACCTGGCGTTGTATTTCGACCGTATTGTTGAAGAAGTCAGAAATAATCCGCAGGGACTTTCGCAGTTCCGCCAGCGTGTCACCGATGAAGTAAAAAACGATAAAGAGAAACGCGCCGAGTTTGACGAATATATTTCAGCCAATGGTCTGACCGGCAAGGCGTATTACATTGATCACCATGAATGTCATGCCTTGGGCGCTTTCGTCTGTTCACCGTTTGACGAGGCGCTGACGCTGACGTGTGACGGCCGTGGTGACTTCCAGTCGCTGACTGTCACCTGGTACAGCCCGACTGAAACGACTGTGTTGCAACGGGAAACCAGCATCGACAGCCTGGGTTATTTCTACGGGCGCATTACCCATCTGCTGGGCTACAAACCGAACCGTCACGAAGGCAAAGTCACTGGCCTGGCGGCATTCGGCGATCCGCAAAAACTGCTGGGCGTGATGCAGCAGATGATTCGTTTCGAGGATGGGCGCATCAAGGCCAATTGCGGTGATTTGTTCCTGCCGTCCTACAACCACTACAGCGAACCGCTGGAAACCCTGTTTGCCCGCGAAACCCCGGAAGACATCGCCGCCGCCGTGCAGCGCCACACTGAAGACCTGTTGGTGGCCACGGTCAGCCATCACTTGGCGCAACGGGGAAGCACCAACTTGTGCCTGGCCGGTGGCGTGTTTGGCAACGTGAAACTCAATCAACGTTTGCGCGAGATTCCGGGGATCAAGAACGTCTACGTGTTGCCGTGCATGGGGGATGGCGGCCTGGCGCTGGCGGCGGCGGTCGGTACGGCTTACCTGGAGAACGGCACCCGCTTCCGCAACCCGGCGATGCTACTGGGGCCCGAGTCGCGCAGCGTTTCGCAGAATATCAACCTGATCATCCGCGACTACCCGGAACTGGGCTACCACACCCCGTCCAACATCATCGAGGTGTTGACCGAGGCACTGTTGGAGAATCAGGTGCTGGGCATGTTCAAGGGCAAGATGGAGTTCGGCCCGCGCTCGCTGTGCAACCGCAGCATTGTCTATCACGCCCAGGACGCTGACGTGAACGACTGGCTGAACAAGCGCATGCACCGCACCGAGTTCATGCCGTTTGGCCCGGTCACCGCCATCGAGCAGGCCGCTGCTTGCTACGTGGGTTGGGAGGAGGACCAGGTCGCCGCCGACACCATGACCATGACCTACGACTGCCATCCGCAATTTCGCGAAGCCAGCCCGGCGGTGGTGCACATCGACGGCACGGCGCGGCCGCAGATCATCCGACCACAAGGGGATGCGTTCATGCACCGCCTGCTGAATGCCTGGCACGACAAGACCGGCCAGTGTGCGCTGATCAACACCTCGTTCAACCGCCATGAAGAACCGATTGTATGTTCTCCTCAGGATGCGCTGGATGCGTTGAAAGAAGGCATGGTCGATCTGGTGGT